One Sphingobacteruim zhuxiongii DNA window includes the following coding sequences:
- a CDS encoding oligosaccharide flippase family protein: MSVVKRFISDTAIYGLTTILSRMLGFIMTPFLTKKFATAVYGVFTNLYAYASLVNAILAFGMETTYFRYLQKVEGDKQKVFDTSFFITIISSALFVLTVLTFANPIGYWLSEGENVADYAMYVKYFAVILAADALAVVPFAKLRAEGRPIKYGLIKVGNILIYVFFVLFFLYLLPYLVEEYPSWKALTSGWFREGWLGNVFIANLIASVVTLIMLIPQMISFRFNVDKTLIKQMLSYTFPILIANISFIINENLDKMMLPRLIPGERGESDLGIYGAVAKIAVFLNLFVTAFRLGAEPFFFSYSKNENARKTYATIMEYFVIVMLLVMVGLCANIDWLKHFIPSGKGGDQDYWSGLFIVPVLLLNYVLLGIYMNLSVWYKLSDQTRYALYISGIGAIATIILNFTLIPTYSYVGAALSTTITYLLMVGLSYFWGQKNYSIPYNVKKISIYMIGAVALAFAAFHLHFWFGNLLFIAFLAIVAYLEKGVILSILKRGK; encoded by the coding sequence GTGTCGGTAGTAAAGAGATTTATAAGCGATACTGCGATATATGGATTAACAACCATATTATCCCGTATGCTTGGTTTTATCATGACCCCCTTTCTGACGAAGAAATTCGCTACAGCAGTATATGGGGTATTCACCAATCTTTACGCATATGCTTCCCTTGTCAATGCCATCCTTGCGTTTGGTATGGAGACCACCTATTTCCGCTATCTCCAAAAAGTGGAAGGGGACAAGCAAAAAGTGTTTGACACCAGTTTCTTTATAACAATTATTAGCAGTGCCTTATTTGTATTGACAGTATTGACCTTTGCGAATCCCATTGGGTATTGGTTAAGTGAGGGAGAGAATGTTGCTGATTATGCCATGTACGTTAAGTATTTTGCTGTAATTCTTGCTGCAGATGCACTGGCAGTTGTACCATTCGCTAAGCTTAGAGCAGAAGGTAGACCGATTAAGTATGGCTTAATTAAAGTTGGCAATATCTTAATTTATGTGTTTTTCGTGCTGTTTTTCCTTTATTTATTGCCTTATCTGGTTGAGGAATATCCGAGTTGGAAAGCTCTTACGTCCGGTTGGTTTAGAGAAGGTTGGTTAGGGAATGTGTTTATCGCAAATCTGATCGCTTCTGTCGTGACACTGATTATGCTGATTCCACAGATGATTAGTTTTCGATTTAATGTCGATAAGACACTGATAAAACAGATGCTCAGCTATACCTTTCCGATCTTAATTGCAAATATATCCTTCATCATCAATGAGAATTTAGATAAGATGATGCTACCTCGATTAATTCCTGGAGAACGAGGGGAAAGTGATTTGGGTATTTATGGTGCCGTAGCAAAGATTGCTGTATTTCTAAATCTCTTTGTGACCGCCTTTCGGTTAGGAGCGGAGCCATTTTTCTTTAGCTATTCGAAAAACGAGAATGCTAGGAAAACCTATGCGACGATCATGGAATACTTTGTTATTGTCATGTTGCTAGTGATGGTGGGGCTGTGTGCAAATATAGACTGGTTGAAACATTTTATACCGAGTGGTAAAGGCGGAGATCAGGATTATTGGTCAGGGTTATTTATTGTACCGGTATTGTTGTTAAACTATGTCTTGTTAGGGATATACATGAATTTATCGGTTTGGTATAAATTGTCAGACCAAACTCGATATGCTTTATACATTTCTGGTATAGGGGCTATCGCAACAATCATTTTGAATTTCACGTTGATTCCGACTTATTCTTACGTAGGTGCGGCATTGTCTACGACAATCACCTATCTACTGATGGTCGGTCTTTCTTATTTCTGGGGACAGAAAAACTATAGCATTCCTTACAATGTTAAGAAGATTTCTATCTATATGATAGGCGCCGTAGCGCTCGCTTTTGCAGCCTTCCACTTACATTTTTGGTTCGGAAATTTACTCTTTATCGCTTTCTTGGCAATCGTCGCTTATTTGGAGAAAGGCGTTATCCTGAGTATTCTAAAAAGAGGGAAATAA
- a CDS encoding amidohydrolase family protein → MKYYAADIVFPVTGPAIKKGIVAMDDHGVIKGIYNQGEVDDSKVEFLKGALIPGFVNAHCHLELSHMEGLVPQHTGLPQFLMKVMNERGAKEKSVDKAMEAADKAMYENGIQAVGDHANSAVSAKVKENSPIQYHTFVEVMALADADVESRIDQAKEIEFHFDYKRSSITPHAPYSCSKTLFKTFKKVVGEDNIISIHNQESDEENKLFRYNKGEFLDFYKQMKLSVDGFRAQARNSLQSFLPYIPTKNKLILVHNTYTSIKDLDFVDRMGRKVYFCLCPKANLYIENKLPKVENFLLGGHEIIIGTDSLASNTSLDILDELKVIHAEYPHLDFNETIKWATINGAKALNIDHELGSLEEGKKPGLVLLEGMESFKLDPKIKVKRIR, encoded by the coding sequence ATGAAGTATTATGCTGCTGATATTGTATTTCCAGTAACTGGCCCTGCAATAAAAAAAGGAATCGTAGCAATGGACGACCATGGAGTAATTAAGGGGATTTACAACCAAGGTGAAGTCGACGATTCAAAAGTAGAATTCTTAAAAGGAGCCCTCATTCCTGGCTTCGTAAATGCACACTGTCATCTTGAACTTTCTCATATGGAAGGACTTGTTCCTCAACATACAGGCTTGCCTCAATTCCTGATGAAAGTGATGAATGAGCGCGGAGCGAAAGAGAAATCGGTTGACAAGGCGATGGAAGCGGCAGATAAAGCCATGTATGAAAACGGTATTCAGGCTGTTGGTGATCATGCAAATTCGGCGGTCTCTGCGAAAGTCAAAGAAAACAGCCCAATTCAGTATCATACCTTTGTGGAAGTGATGGCATTGGCTGATGCTGATGTAGAATCACGTATCGATCAAGCCAAAGAAATAGAATTCCATTTTGACTACAAACGATCTTCAATTACACCTCACGCACCTTACTCTTGCTCAAAAACTCTTTTTAAAACCTTTAAGAAGGTCGTTGGCGAGGATAATATCATTAGTATCCATAACCAGGAGAGCGATGAGGAGAACAAATTGTTCCGATACAATAAGGGTGAATTTCTAGATTTCTATAAGCAAATGAAGCTGTCTGTTGATGGTTTCCGTGCTCAAGCTAGAAACTCATTGCAATCCTTTTTACCGTATATACCAACGAAAAACAAACTAATCTTAGTTCATAATACCTATACGTCAATCAAAGATCTTGACTTTGTAGATCGTATGGGCCGTAAAGTATATTTCTGCTTGTGCCCAAAAGCGAATCTTTATATTGAGAACAAGCTACCAAAGGTGGAAAACTTCCTTTTGGGAGGTCATGAAATTATTATCGGTACAGATAGCTTAGCTTCCAACACTTCTTTAGATATCTTGGATGAGTTGAAAGTTATTCATGCTGAATATCCACATCTTGATTTCAATGAAACGATCAAATGGGCGACTATCAATGGTGCCAAAGCCCTAAATATCGATCATGAATTAGGGTCGCTAGAAGAAGGTAAAAAACCAGGCTTAGTACTACTTGAGGGGATGGAAAGCTTTAAATTGGATCCTAAAATTAAAGTTAAGCGAATCCGATAG
- the dtd gene encoding D-aminoacyl-tRNA deacylase: MRAVIQRVSHASCTVDDQITGKIEHGLLVLIGVEDEDSTSDMEWLAQKIANLRIFSDEQGLMNKSVQDIDGNILLISQFTLFAQTKKGNRPSFIRAGKPEKAKPMYEAMAQYLRDLLRKEVQLGIFGADMKIDLRNDGPVTIMMNTKDKDNY; this comes from the coding sequence ATGCGAGCAGTAATACAACGAGTAAGCCATGCTAGTTGCACGGTAGATGATCAAATCACGGGCAAAATTGAGCATGGCTTGCTTGTACTTATAGGTGTCGAAGATGAAGACTCCACAAGCGATATGGAATGGTTGGCTCAGAAAATAGCTAATCTGCGTATCTTTTCCGATGAACAGGGATTGATGAACAAATCCGTTCAAGATATTGACGGAAACATCCTTCTGATTTCACAATTCACCTTATTTGCGCAAACAAAAAAAGGTAATCGTCCTTCTTTTATTCGAGCGGGAAAACCGGAAAAGGCAAAACCAATGTATGAGGCCATGGCTCAGTATCTACGCGATTTGCTACGGAAAGAAGTTCAACTAGGGATATTTGGCGCTGACATGAAAATCGATTTACGCAACGATGGTCCAGTGACAATTATGATGAATACAAAAGACAAAGACAACTATTAA
- a CDS encoding TonB-dependent receptor, which translates to MLKKVWATIAFCHLIMWSFAQHALTVRVIDKDQIPLAGATVKLGEQSGTTDPNGTLVFRNLTTKKNLLQVTYIGYQNYVKEVSASEQSQIIVHLNEFSYVAEEVFVTATRAKENAATTFKNISKEDIRKNNLGQDIPFLINQTPGVVVSSDAGAGIGYTSMTIRGSDNERINITLNGIPLNDAESMGSFFVNLPDFASSIQSIQVQRGIGTSTNGAGAFGASLNIQTDAMEPEPYAELNNAFGSYNSWKNTLKVGTGLINNKYAFNARLSRVVSDGYIERASSNLKSFYVDGGLYTDKHILKATVFSGKEKTYQSWYGTPEPLITGDYSRLEDYAANMGLYSPEEISRLKDEGRKYNYYTYDNQTDNYTQTHSHLQYTYAANDKLNLNGALHYTRGAGYYEEFRPDDKLAHYGMADVTIGSNTIKNSDLVRRRWLDNHFYGLTYSANYKPSSALNFIFGGAYNQYRGKHYGEVIWAKYASDSNLGDRYYYNEADKNDFNFFAKADYKLEKWLFNIDLQYRNLYYLGEGDDDKVKNLYFKDNLNFFNPKVGATFFLNSNSNLYASYAYASKEPKRSDYVENPLNEFPKPEKMQDIEAGYRFRNQQFNIGANAYAMFYKNQLIPTGALNDVGAALRQNVDDSYRIGFELDASWNISPQFVWGITAALSQNKIKNFKEKILVYDNENDWNYVGEEEIFYKSTTIAKSPSTVLSNIFTYKPTEELSFSLLSKYVSRIYLDNSTAKERSIDPSFVNNFRGIYTFSAFGIERIDLNLAVNNIFNSKYETTGYTWGQKFESKGTRDYYNFYYPQAETNFMLGLNIRF; encoded by the coding sequence ATGTTAAAAAAGGTATGGGCAACAATCGCCTTTTGCCATCTGATTATGTGGAGCTTTGCTCAACATGCATTGACTGTAAGAGTCATCGACAAAGATCAAATCCCGTTAGCTGGAGCTACCGTTAAATTAGGCGAACAAAGCGGCACAACGGACCCAAATGGAACACTCGTTTTTAGAAATTTAACGACAAAAAAAAATTTATTACAGGTAACATATATAGGTTATCAAAATTATGTTAAGGAGGTCAGTGCTAGCGAACAATCCCAAATTATCGTTCATCTAAATGAGTTCTCCTATGTTGCGGAAGAAGTTTTTGTGACTGCCACTCGTGCCAAAGAAAACGCAGCAACAACTTTTAAAAACATTAGTAAAGAGGATATTCGCAAGAATAACCTTGGTCAAGACATTCCTTTCTTGATTAACCAGACACCTGGCGTCGTTGTAAGTTCAGACGCTGGCGCTGGAATCGGTTACACCAGCATGACTATCCGAGGCTCGGATAATGAGCGCATCAATATTACCTTAAATGGTATTCCCTTAAATGACGCAGAAAGCATGGGTAGCTTTTTCGTGAATCTACCGGATTTCGCATCTTCTATTCAAAGCATCCAAGTACAACGTGGTATTGGTACATCGACAAATGGAGCCGGTGCATTTGGTGCTTCCCTGAATATCCAAACAGATGCCATGGAACCGGAGCCCTATGCTGAACTAAACAACGCATTCGGATCATACAATTCTTGGAAAAACACCTTAAAAGTAGGTACTGGATTAATTAATAATAAATATGCATTTAATGCACGCTTATCCCGTGTCGTTTCTGATGGTTACATCGAACGCGCTAGTTCGAACTTAAAATCCTTCTATGTTGATGGAGGACTCTATACAGACAAGCACATCTTAAAAGCTACTGTTTTCTCTGGAAAAGAAAAGACCTATCAATCATGGTATGGAACACCTGAACCTTTAATTACTGGCGACTATAGCCGACTGGAAGATTACGCTGCAAACATGGGACTATACAGCCCGGAAGAGATCAGCCGACTAAAAGATGAGGGAAGAAAATACAATTACTATACTTACGATAATCAAACGGATAACTATACGCAAACCCATAGTCATTTACAGTATACCTATGCTGCGAATGATAAGCTAAATTTAAATGGAGCGCTACATTACACACGCGGAGCAGGATATTATGAGGAGTTTCGTCCAGATGATAAATTAGCTCATTACGGCATGGCGGATGTAACGATCGGCTCAAATACAATTAAAAATTCGGATCTAGTTCGTCGCAGATGGTTAGATAATCATTTTTACGGGTTAACTTACTCGGCAAATTATAAACCAAGTAGTGCGCTTAACTTTATTTTTGGGGGCGCATATAATCAATATCGCGGTAAGCATTATGGCGAGGTAATTTGGGCAAAGTATGCGTCCGACAGCAATCTTGGTGATCGTTATTATTATAATGAAGCTGATAAAAATGACTTCAACTTTTTCGCAAAGGCAGATTACAAGTTGGAAAAATGGTTATTCAACATTGACTTACAATATAGAAACCTTTATTATCTTGGTGAAGGAGATGATGACAAAGTCAAAAACCTATACTTTAAAGACAATCTCAACTTCTTTAACCCCAAAGTTGGTGCTACGTTCTTTTTAAATTCGAACAGCAATTTGTATGCTTCTTACGCCTATGCTAGCAAAGAACCTAAGCGCTCCGACTATGTAGAGAATCCTTTAAATGAATTTCCAAAGCCTGAGAAAATGCAGGATATTGAAGCGGGCTATCGCTTCAGGAATCAACAATTTAATATTGGTGCGAACGCTTATGCGATGTTCTATAAAAATCAATTAATCCCAACCGGTGCGCTGAACGACGTTGGTGCCGCCTTGCGTCAGAATGTTGACGATAGCTACCGAATTGGCTTTGAATTAGATGCCTCCTGGAATATCAGTCCTCAATTCGTATGGGGAATTACCGCAGCATTGAGCCAAAATAAGATTAAGAATTTTAAAGAGAAAATCTTAGTCTATGACAATGAAAATGATTGGAACTATGTTGGTGAAGAGGAAATCTTTTATAAGTCGACGACAATAGCGAAATCACCTTCAACCGTCCTGTCAAATATATTCACCTACAAACCAACAGAAGAACTTTCCTTTAGTTTATTAAGTAAATATGTTTCTAGAATTTATCTAGACAACAGCACTGCCAAGGAAAGAAGTATTGACCCTTCATTTGTGAACAACTTCCGGGGTATTTATACCTTCTCTGCATTTGGAATTGAAAGAATAGACTTAAACCTAGCTGTAAATAATATATTCAACAGTAAGTATGAGACAACGGGATATACTTGGGGACAAAAATTCGAAAGTAAAGGAACCCGAGATTATTATAATTTCTACTATCCACAAGCGGAAACTAATTTTATGTTAGGCTTGAATATTCGTTTTTAA
- a CDS encoding endonuclease/exonuclease/phosphatase family protein: MKYFFLFILASLSLGGTAQTVKILSYNIHHGNPPAKPNIIDLPAIAKVIIESEADIVGIQEVDINVSRSEMVNQAEKLAELTNMDYYFSKGINLEKGYYGTLILSKHKIVGKRRYDLPMPVASENRSLAIIDVELPNGKRVSLANTHLDLHEENRVAQAHFINELAELYSSPLILVGDLNAKPNSESIKVLEQFFKRNVSSNGPTFPNINPHSEIDYIMLLDNVDFEWKSYKRGKENEASDHLPLFAEIEFK; encoded by the coding sequence ATGAAATACTTCTTTCTATTTATCCTTGCAAGCCTATCCTTAGGAGGTACCGCACAGACTGTGAAAATCTTAAGTTATAATATCCATCATGGGAATCCACCAGCCAAACCAAATATAATTGATTTGCCAGCGATAGCTAAGGTGATTATCGAATCTGAAGCAGATATTGTAGGGATTCAAGAGGTTGATATCAATGTATCTCGTTCAGAGATGGTCAATCAGGCGGAAAAGCTAGCTGAATTAACCAATATGGATTACTACTTTTCTAAGGGAATCAATTTAGAGAAAGGATACTACGGTACTTTAATTCTATCGAAGCATAAGATTGTTGGGAAGAGGAGATATGATCTTCCAATGCCTGTTGCAAGTGAAAACCGTTCTTTAGCCATTATTGATGTTGAACTTCCGAACGGTAAACGTGTTTCTTTAGCGAATACACACCTTGATTTGCATGAAGAGAATAGAGTTGCTCAAGCGCATTTTATCAATGAGTTAGCGGAGCTTTATAGTAGCCCATTAATTCTCGTTGGAGATCTAAATGCAAAGCCTAATTCAGAATCTATTAAAGTATTAGAGCAGTTTTTCAAAAGGAATGTAAGTTCGAACGGGCCGACATTCCCTAATATAAATCCGCACAGCGAGATTGACTACATTATGCTTTTGGATAATGTGGATTTCGAATGGAAAAGCTATAAGCGAGGTAAAGAAAACGAAGCTTCGGATCATCTACCATTGTTCGCAGAAATAGAGTTCAAATAG
- a CDS encoding nucleotide pyrophosphohydrolase translates to MTIAEAQTTVDNWIKTTGVRYFHELTNTAMLMEEVGEVARIMARQYGEQSFKSSDKEVNLADEMADVLFVLICLANQTGINLTDALNKNLDKKTNRDGERHKNNEKLR, encoded by the coding sequence ATGACAATAGCAGAAGCACAAACAACCGTTGATAATTGGATTAAAACAACTGGAGTTCGTTACTTCCATGAATTAACCAATACCGCCATGCTGATGGAGGAGGTCGGAGAAGTGGCTAGAATAATGGCGAGACAATATGGTGAACAATCGTTCAAATCGTCTGATAAGGAAGTAAATTTAGCCGATGAGATGGCAGACGTTTTATTTGTTTTGATTTGTCTTGCAAATCAAACTGGAATTAACCTCACAGATGCTTTAAATAAGAATCTCGACAAGAAAACAAATAGAGATGGAGAACGACATAAAAACAATGAGAAGCTGAGATAG
- a CDS encoding acylphosphatase, with product MKHLNILVKGKVQGVYFRASTKAVADQLGVKGFVFNQADGAVYIEAEGDALALDFLLDFCKEGPYDAEVEEVQVTESTELKGFSNFEAIKKVK from the coding sequence ATGAAGCATTTGAACATCTTGGTTAAGGGTAAAGTACAAGGAGTGTACTTTCGTGCCTCTACAAAAGCAGTTGCCGATCAGTTAGGGGTTAAAGGTTTTGTCTTTAACCAAGCAGACGGGGCAGTTTATATAGAGGCCGAAGGAGATGCCTTAGCTTTAGATTTTCTTTTGGATTTCTGTAAAGAAGGCCCTTACGATGCAGAAGTAGAAGAAGTACAGGTTACAGAGTCTACAGAACTTAAAGGCTTTTCGAATTTCGAAGCCATCAAAAAAGTGAAATAA